The following nucleotide sequence is from Apium graveolens cultivar Ventura chromosome 4, ASM990537v1, whole genome shotgun sequence.
AAGGGCCATGGACTCCAGAGGAGGACATAATCTTGGTGTCTTACATTCAAGAACACGGTCCCGGAAACTGGAGGGCTGTTCCTACTAATACTGGTATGGATTATGATTTTATTTTCTATAAGCTGTACATATCTTTTTGTATTGTTGTGATGCTTGGTCCTGAATCATGATCATGAACATGATCATTACTAGTGTATTTAATTGTTCCATCTACCCTTTGTcgttaacaagttaattgttttcttgattttctgaaaTTATATGTTATCATGAACTAATCATGTTACATGAATGTTTTGATTGTTCAGGCTTGTTGAGATGCAGTAAGAGTTGTAGGCTCAGGTGGACTAATTATCTCAGGCCCGGGATTAAGCGCGGTAATTTTACAGAACAGGAGGAGAAGATGATCATCCACCTCCAAGCTCTTCTTGGCAATAGGTAGATTTTTTTTCCTTTACATgtacaatttatttatttttagattATTTATAATTGCTAATGTTTGGTTTTGTGAATTATACAGATGGGCTGCTATAGCTTCTTACCTCCCACAAAGAACAGATAATGATATAAAGAACTACTGGAACACTCATCTGAAAAAGAAGCTTCAAAAGAGCCAGGGGCATGGTGATGATGGAAATGATACTAGTGGAACCAATTCAGAGGCTTCGTCTTCAGCATCGAAGGGTCAGTGGGAAAGAAGGCTTCAAACGGATATCCACAGGGCTAAACAAGCCCTTTGTGAAGCTCTGTCCCTTGACAAATCTCCGACAACAAGTACTATTACTACTGCTTCCCCTGCATCCTCGGTCCAAGCACCACCTCCACCTGTTTCCACCGTTGCACCACCTGTCCAAACATCATCAACTTCCTATGCTTCGAATGCTGACAACATAGCTCGATTGCTCCAAACTTGGATGAAAAGGTCTTCAAATTCTTCAACCTCGTCTCAGGATCATCAAACAAACTCATCCGATATTACAACTGCTCACGAGTACTCCAACTCTatcaacaataataacaatcatcaTCAAGTTGGAGGTACTAGTGCAGCGGGTTATAGTTCAGCTAGCGAAGGACACACACCAGAACACGGGGTTGCTGGTGGTCGTGGTGGAATGGAGTCAATGTTCAACGTCTACAACTCTTCCAACAAATATTCGTCTCCAACAGATGTATCTATGGATGATGCAGCCAATTTTCGGATGGAAAATAACGTGAACAACGGTCTATTCATGTTACAAGATCACGATGTGGAAAAGCCAAATGTCAACAACAGCAACTCTCTGTATCAGCAGCAGCAGCGGCTACAACAAAGTGCCTTCTCTAACTCTGATAGAGAAGTGGCTCTTAGACGATGTCACCGCTGCTACACCACGAACTGGACAAGACAACTTAATGATGAACATGTATTGAGATTTGAGAAGCTAATTTGGGGATCTTCAGTCCTGCTAATTAACTTTGAGGAGGATCTCTTTAATAGGGATAAAGAGCATCGAAGATTAAACACCAACTGTACATATATATTAGTCATAGTGATTATGTATGTTATTATGCATGTGTACTGGATATGATATAGTTATAATCTGCATGTAATCAGTTCTGTTAGAACACAAGTATATATTGTAAGACTATAATGGTACTTTAGATTGTGCACAACTGAATGTATCTTGTAATCATATATGAGAATTGCTACTTTAAATCTGTCTTGAGCAGTACAGGACCAATACATTTTCGATATTACTATGTAAATAAACATAGATTTAATGTCATTCTGAGAAACAAAATGACagctaacttcttcattttagGATTGGCAATGATAAAATCGAATTTTATGAAATATGTTGGGATGCTTGTTGCACGAAACCTAGTACGTTTCTAAATAAAATTTGTTTCATCCAAATCATGCAGTGAGCAGAGCTCTAGCGGTATACTAGTACCATCTTTGGAGGATGTAATGTTTCATCCTTTTCAGTTCACATGAGGTAGTATGAACTATAGCTTTGTCAGTATCAGTTTCCTGAACCTTTGCAGGCACTAAGTTGCATCCAGTTAACAGTTTAACACGCAATTCTTTCGTGTTTAATCTCTATAAGGTTGTCGTCCTGCCTAGCCTGTACCGAATACTCTCCAACACTCGAAGATCATTATTATGATCACCCAACAGAGCAGAGCTGCAGAGGCCAAGTATACCAGTCAACTTGAATGGTAGAGTATTTTCCAGTTGAGCCAACCTTTGTCATACCATTTCTATCTAATTTTTGTCCAGAGTTAAAAATTACATCATAAAATACTTAAATCCTGGATGCTTTATACTCAAAATTCAGTTGGTTAATACACACCAAGAGTTGATTATTGTAACTAAAACAAAATGCGTTTATGGCCTAAAGTTGAACAGATCTGTACATAGTTAAGTTATTCAAGAAATGCACAAGTCTTCTGTCATATACAGAAACCTGGTCAACACCATGAGCAATATGCTCTATACATCCCAGTTTACAAAATAGAgaaagaatttaaaaaaaatagcTTGGAAATTAGTATATATTCTTTCTTTATCTTTTGTTTTTCCAATTTCTACCTTCATTAAATTGTTCGTAATTTAATGGcgcaaaaaaaaaaaatttggtccTAATTATATTTTGTAAACAACTCTATTTTGTAAAAATTTACATATAGAAATAATAGTTACGAAAGATATAAATGGGTTAATTATCAAATTGACCATAATATAATTAGCAGAATTTTAAATTTAGAATGGAAAAATTTGGGATTTCATTAACCACTTTCAAATAAATCGGTCTCAAATTAATCACTTTTCAAATCGGATATAAGCTAACGACATCTTAAATTTATCATtgaaaattagcaattttgtgTGAAAATTAGTCTAACTAGAAATCTTAAATTAATACATCGTAAATTtgatttattcaaaaaaaatacaTCATAAATTTGATATTTCGCTAGTTATAGCgataaatttaatatttaatccGCATATAAATTAAGTGGGGCTTTGTTTAAGTGGGCTTTGTTTCGggaaaaaaaaaacaaattaagCGGGCTGCAAAAAAGCCCATGAAATAACTAGGTGGTAAGCAACAGCCTGATCACATTTCGATCCGTCCAATTGCTCCACCTAGTCGCACCTCAGTTCCATCATCTTCCGGTTCGTATACTTACATTCTACATGCTATATTTGATTTCTAATGTTCATTTAATCTATGATTCTACGGTTTGTAATTAAAATTTAAGGACTTGCGAGTTAGATTATCGTTTTTTTCTTTGCAACAAACTTGTTTGATTTTAAACTATTTGCACATGAGATGCTTGATGAAATGTCTCATAGGctaaatttctttttttttgataattaatcacaCACGTCAGGAGTCAGAGTCGAACTCAGGACCTCCGGCAAGGGACACAAGCGCAACCACTACGCCAGCACTTTGTTGGCTTAACTTGATATTTTAATTTAGTGTTTATTTTTTGTTGTAATAGTAAACTAAACATCTCCAGTAACAAACCAGAATGCATTGTGCATATCTGCATTATAAAGAAAATTTACTTTGTGGAAACTAGACAAGGATGCTGTTATTTCATGCTTTATTTGTATATATAGCTTTTTTAGACTTGCGGGTTGTGTTGATACTTTCTTCTTGATTTTACTTGCAACAATCCTCTTTTCAAGTATTCAAGTTATGTGCTAATTATCGTGCTTCATTCTTAAAGCTAGAACTGAAATCAGTAGATGTTGTATTGAAGCCTAAAATATGGGTCCTTCATTTGGCAAAATCATGAAATTAGTCACTGAATAAAAAAGAAGCTAGCAGGTTTTATATTAAAGCCTTGAAAATGAGTTtgtatattaaaaaaatttaagcCATATTGTAggcaaatatttttttaaatgttaaAAAGCACAGATAATATTTTTCCGGTAGTGCAGCCAAACACAggaaatataatattttaatcaaaAAATATTCCTGAAACATTTTCAAAATTGTAACTTACTTCTTTTGCAAAAAAAAAGAACCTCAAATAAATCCTACTACTTATGATATATAAAATATCCATGATTTTGTTTAGGTTACAAATATGTACTTGTTTGAATTGATAAATCGATTGACAGTATTATGAACGTAGTTATGAAGAATTAGAAACAATTACATGGTATATCCATCAACACTGTAATTTTTAATATAGAATTGGTCAATTGGAGAGCTTTGTTGAACTAGAAACATTCTTTAAATACCAGGATTATTTAGGTTTTTGTTTCATTTTGAGATCATCAAAATAATCTATGTAAACCAACCCTGTAATCTGTGCATCCTTCTAAATTTCATATCGTTTTTTTTCTCCAGTAGGTTTATCGAAGTAGCAGCAGATCAAAGAACTCGGGTATAGAGGTATGTTCCTTCACCTATCCTCATGTTATTCCCTTAAGTTGCTGTATTGTCGTTTCCTACTAGAAACTTTGATGAAGTAATTTTTTTTGGATTTGTAGTGTTTTTGCTGCACTTTTTTAGTTGTTTTTAATATGGTTGCTTAGtgctttatttattaattttatgtttattTGTAGTGTAGTAGTTGATCAGCATTTGTAATATATTGTTGCAGGTGATGATATCTAGTTCATGTTGGTAATTGTATCGGATTTAGGAAGCCTAGTTCTTATTTCGTGTATAGTGTGTTTCTTCAATGAGTTAAATACATATTTTCTAGTAATTTAGCCTTGTCCTATTTGTGTGAGTTCAGTTTTTCCATCATGGTTTATGTTTATAATTTTTTCAATGTCGACTTCCCTTACTAATATCACTACGTTTTATTTGTACTATAAAAAGTGATTTTTTGAATGCAGGTATTAGTGGCTATGACAACACTTGCGACAAAAATGGGTGGGTCTAAGGATGTTAATGAACTTGGGGCTAAAGCTGCTGATAAGTTACAGAAATCAACTTCTGGATTTAGAAGATGGGGAAGAAAAACTCCATTTGTCAGATACGGGCTTCCTATGTTGTCATTCATGGTCTTTGGGACAGTTGGCCTTGGTCATCTTTTGCAAGGCAGGTAATCATATAATATTATTAACTTGAGATGGAATTAGTGTGATAATATTTATATGGTAAAATATATCAAAGAAAAATGGACTATGTCTTCAAGTGA
It contains:
- the LOC141717718 gene encoding transcription factor MYB30-like, coding for MGRPPCSEKKGVKKGPWTPEEDIILVSYIQEHGPGNWRAVPTNTGLLRCSKSCRLRWTNYLRPGIKRGNFTEQEEKMIIHLQALLGNRWAAIASYLPQRTDNDIKNYWNTHLKKKLQKSQGHGDDGNDTSGTNSEASSSASKGQWERRLQTDIHRAKQALCEALSLDKSPTTSTITTASPASSVQAPPPPVSTVAPPVQTSSTSYASNADNIARLLQTWMKRSSNSSTSSQDHQTNSSDITTAHEYSNSINNNNNHHQVGGTSAAGYSSASEGHTPEHGVAGGRGGMESMFNVYNSSNKYSSPTDVSMDDAANFRMENNVNNGLFMLQDHDVEKPNVNNSNSLYQQQQRLQQSAFSNSDREVALRRCHRCYTTNWTRQLNDEHVLRFEKLIWGSSVLLINFEEDLFNRDKEHRRLNTNCTYILVIVIMYVIMHVYWI
- the LOC141717719 gene encoding uncharacterized protein LOC141717719 isoform X1 codes for the protein MQVLVAMTTLATKMGGSKDVNELGAKAADKLQKSTSGFRRWGRKTPFVRYGLPMLSFMVFGTVGLGHLLQGSKDIAKVKDDKEWEIIETKKALSRTGPVAAYQPKKISLEEELKDMQKKVDINDYEFKKIPRPNENKSS